One window of Mesorhizobium loti R88b genomic DNA carries:
- a CDS encoding TetR/AcrR family transcriptional regulator, with translation MQANADIDNSEALTERQKAVLDAVLRLLVEEGDQLTMTAVARRASCSKETLYKWFGDRDGLLTATVQWQASKVRVVSVDGKGLDLASLTASLEGFASDWLKVISSDTSIALNRVAIGHAGSGKDNLGAVVLENGRFALARRLKPVLEAGRHAGLLDFTDAETAFRSFFGLVARDVQIRLMLGDRLELTEATIGGDAVRATQQFLALYGAKTGRKASDS, from the coding sequence CGATATCGACAACAGCGAAGCGCTGACGGAGCGGCAGAAGGCCGTTCTGGATGCAGTGCTGCGGCTGCTGGTCGAGGAGGGCGATCAGTTGACCATGACCGCCGTGGCGCGGCGCGCCAGCTGTTCGAAGGAAACGCTCTACAAATGGTTCGGCGACCGTGACGGACTGTTGACCGCGACGGTGCAGTGGCAGGCCTCCAAGGTGCGCGTGGTGTCTGTCGACGGCAAGGGCCTTGATCTCGCCTCGCTGACGGCCAGCCTTGAAGGCTTCGCTTCCGACTGGCTGAAAGTGATTTCGAGCGACACGTCGATCGCGCTCAACCGGGTAGCGATCGGCCATGCCGGGTCGGGCAAGGACAACCTTGGCGCCGTCGTGCTGGAGAATGGCCGTTTCGCGCTGGCGAGGCGGCTGAAGCCGGTGCTCGAGGCCGGACGCCATGCCGGGCTCCTGGACTTTACGGATGCCGAGACGGCGTTTCGTAGCTTTTTCGGGCTGGTCGCCCGCGATGTGCAGATCCGTCTGATGTTGGGTGACCGGCTGGAATTGACTGAGGCGACGATCGGCGGCGATGCCGTCCGCGCGACGCAGCAGTTTCTCGCTCTTTACGGAGCAAAAACCGGCCGCAAGGCCTCTGATTCATAA
- the ilvC gene encoding ketol-acid reductoisomerase, producing MRVYYDRDADLNLIKGKKVAIIGYGSQGRAHALNLKDSGAKEIAIGLKAGSATAKKVEADGLKVMSVADAAKWADLMMMATPDELQADIYKNEIAPNIRDGAAIAFAHGLNVHFGLIEPKSTVDVVMIAPKGPGHTVRGEYQKGGGVPCLVAVNQDASGNALDLALSYACGVGGGRSGIIETNFREECETDLFGEQVVLCGGLVELIRAGFETLVEAGYAPEMAYFECLHEVKLIVDLIYEGGIANMNYSISNTAEWGEYVSGPRIITAETKAEMKRVLKDIQTGKFTSEWMQEYRAGMSRFKGIRRNNDSHQIEEVGAKLRAMMPWISKNKLVDKAKN from the coding sequence ATGCGCGTCTATTACGATCGTGATGCCGATCTTAACCTGATCAAGGGTAAGAAGGTCGCCATCATCGGCTATGGCAGCCAGGGCAGGGCGCATGCGCTCAACCTCAAGGATTCCGGCGCCAAGGAGATCGCCATCGGTCTCAAGGCCGGCTCGGCGACCGCCAAGAAGGTCGAGGCCGACGGCCTCAAGGTGATGAGCGTGGCGGATGCCGCCAAATGGGCCGACCTGATGATGATGGCGACGCCCGACGAATTGCAGGCCGACATCTACAAGAATGAAATCGCGCCGAACATTCGCGATGGTGCGGCGATTGCCTTCGCGCACGGCCTCAACGTGCATTTCGGCCTGATCGAGCCGAAGTCGACGGTCGACGTCGTCATGATCGCGCCGAAGGGGCCTGGCCACACGGTGCGCGGCGAATACCAGAAGGGCGGCGGCGTGCCGTGCCTGGTTGCCGTCAACCAGGATGCCTCGGGCAATGCGCTCGACCTGGCGCTGTCCTACGCCTGCGGCGTCGGCGGCGGCCGTTCGGGCATCATCGAGACCAATTTCCGCGAGGAATGCGAGACCGATCTGTTCGGCGAGCAGGTCGTTTTGTGCGGCGGTCTGGTCGAGCTGATCCGCGCCGGCTTCGAGACGCTGGTGGAAGCCGGCTACGCGCCCGAAATGGCCTATTTCGAGTGCCTGCACGAGGTCAAGCTGATCGTCGACCTGATCTATGAAGGCGGCATCGCCAACATGAACTACTCGATCTCGAACACCGCCGAATGGGGTGAGTATGTCTCGGGTCCGCGTATCATCACCGCCGAGACCAAGGCCGAGATGAAGCGCGTGCTGAAGGACATCCAGACCGGCAAGTTCACCTCGGAATGGATGCAGGAATACCGCGCCGGCATGTCGCGCTTCAAGGGCATCCGCCGCAACAATGACAGCCACCAGATCGAGGAAGTCGGCGCCAAGCTGCGTGCGATGATGCCCTGGATCTCGAAGAACAAGCTGGTCGACAAGGCCAAGAACTGA
- a CDS encoding cupin domain-containing protein yields MEAGTQSVLKIGELELRFLVTDKGATVFEFIVPSRARVPAPHYHQEADETLYGLEGILTITVDGRKQELGAGDAIFIPRGSVHHHENLHDGVSRTLAVLTPGSIGRRYFDEIAEVINVPGKPDLAKAKEVMLRHGLVPA; encoded by the coding sequence ATGGAAGCGGGTACACAGAGCGTCCTGAAGATCGGTGAACTGGAACTGCGCTTCCTGGTCACCGACAAAGGTGCAACCGTGTTTGAGTTCATTGTCCCGTCCCGCGCCCGCGTACCGGCGCCCCACTACCATCAGGAGGCTGACGAAACGCTGTATGGGCTGGAGGGCATTTTGACAATTACCGTTGATGGCCGAAAGCAGGAGCTCGGCGCCGGCGATGCCATCTTCATTCCGCGCGGAAGTGTCCACCACCACGAGAATCTGCACGACGGTGTATCGCGGACTTTGGCCGTGCTTACGCCGGGGTCTATCGGGCGCCGCTACTTCGACGAAATTGCCGAGGTAATCAATGTTCCCGGCAAGCCCGACCTGGCCAAGGCGAAGGAGGTCATGCTGCGCCACGGGCTCGTACCCGCGTAG
- a CDS encoding MarR family winged helix-turn-helix transcriptional regulator, giving the protein MSTAGETTEPDKELGPPFFGALLRITWQHVRNQMHRAIHDAGFTDFQDAHFAIFSYPLPDGVRPSELARQKRMSRQAINYLLIQLEELGYIERRSPEGSDRRLIYLSARGWQLVETIFTCLRRLHAEWAEEIGEQRFNDFLGVLKQLAARAQQDDSKDPGQ; this is encoded by the coding sequence ATGTCAACGGCCGGTGAAACGACAGAGCCCGACAAAGAGCTGGGCCCGCCGTTCTTCGGGGCTCTCCTGCGCATCACCTGGCAGCACGTTCGCAACCAGATGCACAGGGCCATTCATGACGCCGGCTTCACCGACTTTCAGGACGCTCACTTCGCCATATTCTCGTATCCCCTTCCGGATGGCGTAAGGCCGTCGGAACTGGCTCGCCAGAAGCGAATGTCGAGGCAGGCGATCAACTATCTCCTCATCCAGCTCGAGGAGCTCGGCTATATCGAACGGCGCTCTCCCGAGGGCAGCGACCGGCGCCTCATCTACCTGAGCGCGCGCGGGTGGCAGCTTGTCGAGACGATTTTCACCTGCCTGCGGCGGTTGCACGCGGAATGGGCGGAGGAGATCGGTGAGCAGCGGTTCAACGACTTCCTTGGCGTGTTGAAGCAGCTGGCCGCGAGGGCGCAGCAGGATGACTCCAAAGATCCAGGCCAGTAG
- a CDS encoding BA14K family protein has product MNSLFSSTIKSGLIALGIVSGITAPSAAGPIMQPNLSIPTSTAAPTVTDVRDSWAGGNNNGGNFRWRRSGNWSGHHWNGGGRWNGDRHWNRGGWRHRGGGYYDDDAGAAILGLGLGLGLGSMYSNNYYNDGYYAPPPRRYYRAGRLSNAHVQWCYNRYRSYRSWDNTFQPYGGPRQQCYSPYS; this is encoded by the coding sequence ATGAACTCGCTCTTTTCTTCCACCATAAAGTCCGGGCTGATAGCGCTCGGCATTGTCTCCGGCATCACGGCGCCGTCCGCCGCCGGGCCGATCATGCAGCCGAACCTGTCGATTCCGACCAGCACTGCCGCTCCGACAGTCACAGACGTGCGCGACAGTTGGGCCGGCGGCAACAACAATGGCGGTAATTTCAGATGGCGCCGGTCGGGCAACTGGAGCGGCCACCATTGGAATGGCGGCGGTCGTTGGAACGGTGACCGCCATTGGAATCGCGGCGGTTGGCGCCATCGCGGCGGGGGTTATTATGATGACGACGCTGGTGCCGCGATCCTGGGCTTGGGCCTCGGGCTTGGCCTCGGCAGCATGTACAGCAACAACTACTACAACGACGGCTACTATGCGCCGCCGCCGCGCCGCTACTATCGCGCCGGGCGGCTTTCTAACGCCCATGTCCAGTGGTGCTACAACCGCTACCGTTCGTACCGGTCCTGGGACAACACGTTCCAGCCCTATGGCGGCCCGCGCCAGCAGTGCTATTCGCCCTACAGCTGA
- a CDS encoding endonuclease/exonuclease/phosphatase family protein has protein sequence MSLRLATFNVENLMNRFDFSGYRNQLNEDRTLALFDIQSEAEYKMLEQARAIAQSDDTRQLTALAIAATRADMICMQEVDNIEALKAFEYGYLFKMVGQGYRQKYTTSGNDSRGIDVAVMMRNETAQGQPIEFVRMTSHAYVTYEQFGLHTPELAALGNQANERIFRRDCLEIDITVGGVPLTLYLVHFKSMGSPRNGLDGREATMPVRNAEAQAVRRIIEERFGGEHAADKRWAICGDMNDYRQRVKIAGDEVDGYRFEVVDEAQSCINVLTAGGFCENVVERRPEMNRWSFYHTRGPQERHLCQLDYILLSRGLAAKNATAVPDIIRNGQPWRTIFPPGQEVERFPRAGWDRPKASDHCPVAITLDMA, from the coding sequence ATGTCGCTGCGCCTTGCCACCTTCAATGTCGAGAACCTGATGAACAGGTTCGATTTTTCCGGCTATCGCAACCAGCTCAACGAAGATCGCACGCTGGCGCTGTTCGATATCCAGAGCGAGGCCGAGTACAAGATGCTGGAGCAGGCCCGTGCCATCGCGCAATCCGACGACACGCGGCAATTGACGGCGCTGGCGATCGCGGCCACCCGGGCCGACATGATCTGCATGCAGGAGGTCGACAACATCGAGGCTTTGAAGGCCTTCGAGTACGGCTATCTGTTCAAGATGGTGGGGCAGGGCTACCGGCAGAAATACACCACGTCAGGCAATGATTCGCGCGGCATCGACGTTGCTGTGATGATGCGCAACGAGACGGCACAGGGCCAGCCGATCGAATTCGTACGCATGACCAGCCACGCCTACGTCACCTATGAACAGTTCGGGCTGCATACACCGGAGCTGGCGGCGCTCGGCAACCAGGCCAATGAGCGCATTTTCCGCCGTGATTGCCTGGAAATCGACATCACCGTCGGCGGGGTGCCGCTGACGCTCTACCTCGTGCATTTCAAGTCGATGGGCTCGCCCCGCAACGGGCTTGATGGACGCGAGGCGACGATGCCGGTGCGCAACGCCGAGGCACAGGCGGTGCGCCGCATCATCGAGGAGCGCTTCGGTGGGGAGCACGCCGCCGACAAGCGCTGGGCGATCTGCGGCGACATGAACGATTACCGGCAGCGCGTGAAGATCGCCGGCGACGAGGTCGATGGTTACCGTTTCGAGGTGGTCGACGAGGCCCAGTCCTGCATCAACGTGCTGACGGCGGGCGGCTTCTGCGAAAACGTCGTCGAGCGGCGGCCGGAAATGAACCGCTGGAGTTTTTATCACACACGCGGGCCGCAAGAGCGGCATCTCTGCCAGCTCGACTACATCCTGTTGTCCAGGGGGCTGGCGGCGAAGAACGCCACTGCTGTGCCCGACATCATCCGCAATGGCCAACCATGGCGCACGATCTTTCCGCCGGGCCAGGAGGTCGAGCGTTTCCCGCGCGCCGGCTGGGACCGGCCGAAGGCGTCAGACCATTGCCCGGTGGCGATCACGCTGGACATGGCGTGA
- a CDS encoding lysozyme inhibitor LprI family protein, with amino-acid sequence MKLLLLATAALCVLTAPALAFDCSKATTQVEHQICGSKALRRADDEMSTAYAKLLRAVDDPEIHAALIESQRRWIKARDSGINDPATLEAGGTDDDSAPPSWAQVLTRVTQDRTAFLKKTSDGKPAFVASALAQRKALGVSGNGPWAGFSTNCTFIPDRQHPNDYTYNCFGSMSRQNGDRVCVEANDFASYTSQTTRTVVDIVDGRARTRAKCGLGNDGVKTCPDEPVDGKAPDGGWDMTPDTRKAEAPGKPDLKLDPEASETVADADWMSGCLADKSFPAGGTNP; translated from the coding sequence ATGAAATTGCTTTTGCTTGCTACCGCCGCTCTGTGTGTCCTGACGGCACCGGCCCTTGCATTCGACTGCAGCAAGGCGACGACGCAGGTTGAGCACCAGATATGCGGCAGCAAGGCCCTGCGCCGGGCCGATGATGAGATGAGCACGGCCTATGCGAAATTGTTGCGTGCCGTCGACGATCCAGAAATCCACGCCGCGCTGATCGAGAGCCAGCGCCGCTGGATCAAGGCGCGCGACAGTGGCATCAATGACCCGGCCACCCTCGAAGCCGGGGGCACGGACGACGATTCCGCTCCACCGAGTTGGGCCCAAGTCCTCACGCGCGTGACACAGGACCGCACGGCCTTTCTCAAGAAGACGTCTGACGGCAAGCCCGCCTTCGTCGCCAGCGCGCTTGCGCAGCGCAAGGCGCTCGGCGTCAGCGGAAATGGTCCATGGGCGGGGTTCTCGACCAACTGCACTTTCATTCCCGACCGGCAGCACCCGAACGACTATACCTACAACTGCTTCGGCAGCATGAGCCGGCAGAATGGCGACAGGGTCTGTGTCGAAGCCAACGATTTCGCCTCCTACACGTCGCAGACCACCCGCACCGTGGTCGATATTGTCGACGGCCGGGCGCGGACGCGGGCAAAATGCGGCCTCGGCAATGACGGGGTCAAAACATGCCCCGACGAGCCCGTCGATGGGAAAGCGCCCGATGGCGGCTGGGACATGACGCCGGATACGAGAAAGGCTGAAGCGCCGGGCAAGCCGGACCTGAAGTTGGACCCGGAGGCGTCGGAAACCGTTGCCGATGCCGATTGGATGAGTGGTTGCCTCGCGGACAAATCCTTCCCCGCTGGCGGCACCAATCCCTGA
- a CDS encoding ABC transporter permease has translation MIWETVRLSLRSIRRNVLRSFLTLLGIVIGVAAVIAMLTIGSGTTEKVKADISKLGSNLLVVRSGRPAGPGGPGGLDQVVRPLAEKDLEALVAHLTGARAISPASQKQVRVIFGTESLTSGVTGTDSAYLDARDWKLVSGRPFSDSETRSGTGVCLIGETVRQQFFGAGDPEGEIIRVNRTSCKIIGLLEPKGYTGFGQDQDNVVLMPLHAYQRRIAGNRDIDNIYIAADDRTPTSELQPRVEDILRDARRITPDRESDFAIRDMTQIADAMASATTTMTGMLGAVAGVSLLVGGIGIMNIMLVSVTERTREIGIRLAIGAHEKHILIQFLVEATVLSLLGGIIGILIGLALAGLASLTLTIPFAPSPAVILLAVGFSALIGMVFGFFPALRGARLNPIDALRHE, from the coding sequence ATGATCTGGGAAACCGTCCGCCTCTCGCTGCGCTCGATCCGCCGCAATGTGCTGCGCTCGTTCCTGACGCTGCTTGGCATCGTCATCGGCGTTGCCGCCGTCATTGCCATGCTCACCATCGGCTCCGGCACGACAGAAAAGGTTAAGGCCGACATTTCCAAGCTTGGCAGCAATTTGCTGGTTGTCAGGTCAGGCCGCCCGGCCGGCCCCGGTGGCCCGGGCGGGCTCGACCAGGTGGTGCGGCCGCTGGCCGAAAAGGACCTCGAAGCCCTGGTTGCGCATTTGACTGGTGCGCGCGCCATTTCGCCGGCTTCGCAAAAGCAGGTCCGCGTCATCTTCGGCACCGAGAGCTTGACTTCGGGCGTCACCGGCACCGACAGCGCCTATCTCGATGCGCGCGACTGGAAGCTGGTGTCGGGCCGCCCGTTCAGCGATTCCGAAACCCGCTCGGGCACCGGCGTGTGCCTGATCGGCGAGACCGTGCGCCAGCAATTCTTCGGCGCCGGCGATCCCGAAGGCGAGATCATCCGCGTCAACCGCACCTCCTGCAAGATCATCGGCCTGCTCGAGCCCAAGGGCTACACCGGCTTCGGCCAGGACCAGGACAATGTCGTCTTGATGCCGCTGCATGCCTATCAGCGCCGCATCGCCGGCAACCGCGACATCGACAACATCTACATCGCCGCCGACGACCGCACGCCGACCAGCGAATTGCAGCCCCGCGTCGAGGACATACTGCGCGATGCACGCCGGATCACGCCCGACCGCGAAAGCGATTTCGCCATCCGCGACATGACCCAGATCGCCGACGCCATGGCCAGCGCCACCACCACCATGACCGGCATGCTGGGCGCCGTCGCCGGCGTCAGCCTTTTGGTCGGCGGCATCGGCATCATGAACATCATGCTGGTCTCGGTCACCGAACGCACCCGCGAGATCGGCATCAGGCTCGCCATAGGCGCGCACGAAAAGCACATCCTCATCCAGTTCCTGGTCGAGGCGACGGTGCTGTCGCTGCTTGGCGGCATCATCGGCATCCTGATCGGCCTGGCGCTGGCCGGCCTCGCCTCGCTGACGCTGACGATACCCTTTGCGCCCAGCCCAGCCGTCATCCTGCTCGCCGTCGGCTTCTCCGCGCTGATCGGCATGGTGTTCGGCTTCTTCCCGGCCCTGCGCGGCGCCAGGCTTAACCCGATCGACGCGCTGCGGCACGAATAG
- a CDS encoding ABC transporter ATP-binding protein — MAAGAPLITFDKVWKSYGQGEARVHALAGVDLAIKRGEFVAIMGPSGSGKSTAMNIIGCLDTPTAGTYSFMGIDAGRLDRNRRAMLRNLYVGFVFQGYNLLARTTAAENVELPLIYRGVASRERRDLAMQALAQVGLVGREHHTPAELSGGQQQRVAIARAIVTRPTLLVADEPTGNLDTARTHEIMELLTKLNTELGLTIAMVTHEADVAFYAERTIRFLDGHVASDTMKVELA, encoded by the coding sequence GTGGCCGCGGGTGCGCCTCTCATCACCTTCGACAAGGTCTGGAAGAGCTACGGCCAGGGCGAGGCCCGGGTTCATGCTCTGGCAGGCGTCGACCTTGCCATCAAGCGCGGCGAATTCGTCGCCATCATGGGCCCGTCCGGCTCCGGCAAATCGACGGCGATGAATATTATCGGCTGCCTCGACACGCCGACGGCCGGAACCTATTCCTTCATGGGCATCGATGCTGGCCGGCTCGACCGCAACCGCCGCGCAATGCTGCGCAATCTCTATGTCGGTTTCGTCTTCCAGGGCTACAATCTGCTGGCCCGAACCACGGCGGCGGAGAACGTCGAGCTGCCGCTGATCTATCGTGGCGTGGCAAGCCGCGAGCGCCGCGACCTAGCCATGCAGGCACTCGCCCAGGTTGGCCTTGTCGGCCGCGAGCACCACACACCGGCCGAACTGTCGGGCGGCCAGCAGCAGCGCGTGGCGATCGCGCGCGCCATCGTCACCCGGCCGACCCTGCTCGTCGCCGACGAGCCGACCGGCAATCTCGACACTGCCCGCACGCACGAGATCATGGAGTTGCTGACAAAGCTCAACACCGAGCTTGGCCTGACCATCGCCATGGTCACGCACGAGGCCGATGTCGCGTTCTATGCCGAGCGCACGATCCGCTTCCTCGACGGCCATGTCGCCTCCGACACCATGAAGGTGGAGCTGGCATGA